From Rutidosis leptorrhynchoides isolate AG116_Rl617_1_P2 chromosome 3, CSIRO_AGI_Rlap_v1, whole genome shotgun sequence, a single genomic window includes:
- the LOC139896874 gene encoding glycosyltransferase BC10-like, which translates to MKNNNNHNHNNNQLISLSKIFNGPLSNLLSLILFFAFGLVFGIILTFHLKNISFNLQFTQFSLSTTTATNNTTVTPSLATTTTPPPVPEKVGLKNYLKVPELMHDMTDEELIWRASMVPKVKEYPFDRKPTVAFMFLTRGPVVLSPLWDQFFKGYEGLFTIYVHSSNSSSNVTEPEDSVFYGRRIPSKYVEWGKVNMIEAERRLLANALLDFSNQRFVLLSEACIPLFNFSTVYSYLMNSQHNFVESYDLEGPVGRGRYSQNMAPVVDIEDWRKGSQWFEMDRDLAVEVISDKKYFSVFHDYCDGQCYADEHYLPTFVTKYFGKTNANRTLTFVDWAKGGPHPTKYTRNDVTEGFLEKLRNDRSCEYNGKKNQICHLFARKFTLHALDRLLRIAPKLMQFNL; encoded by the exons ATGAAGAACAACAATAAtcataaccacaacaacaatcaattAATCTCATTGTCTAAAATCTTCAACGGCCCATTATCAAATCTATTATCACTAATCCTATTTTTtgctttcggtttggttttcggtatAATTCTAACTTTCCATTTAAAAAACATATCATTCAATCTTCAATTCACTCAATTCTCTctttccaccaccaccgccactaACAACACCACCGTAACACCGTCGttagcaacaacaacaacaccgcCGCCGGTGCCGGAGAAAGTTGGACTGAAAAATTACTTGAAGGTGCCGGAATTAATGCATGATATGACGGATGAAGAGTTGATATGGAGAGCATCAATGGTGCCGAAAGTGAAGGAGTATCCGTTTGATCGGAAACCAACGGTGGCGTTTATGTTTTTGACGAGAGGTCCGGTGGTGTTGTCGCCGTTGTGGGACCAGTTTTTTAAAGGGTATGAAGGTCTTTTCACTATTTATGTTCATAGCTCTAATTCCAGCTCTAATGTCACCGAACCTGAAGATTCTGTTTTTTATGGCCGGAGAATTCCTAGTAAG TATGTTGAATGGGGAAAGGTTAACATGATTGAAGCCGAGCGTCGATTATTAGCAAACGCGCTACTGGATTTCTCAAACCAACGATTTGTCCTGCTCTCCGAAGCTTGCATTCCCCTGTTTAATTTTTCGACGGTTTACTCTTACCTTATGAACTCACAACATAACTTTGTTGAGTCTTATGACTTAGAGGGGCCTGTTGGACGTGGACGATATAGCCAAAATATGGCCCCTGTCGTAGACATTGAAGACTGGCGAAAAGGGTCACAATGGTTTGAAATGGACCGTGACCTAGCCGTTGAAGTGATCTCCGATAAGAAGTATTTTTCAGTTTTTCATGATTATTGTGACGGCCAATGTTATGCCGATGAGCATTACTTGCCAACATTTGTCACCAAGTATTTTGGCAAAACGAATGCTAATAggacgttgacttttgttgactgggCGAAAGGTGGGCCACACCCGACTAAGTACACGAGAAACGATGTGACGGAGGGGTTTTTGGAGAAGTTAAGGAATGATAGAAGTTGTGAGTATAATGGAAAGAAAAATCAAATATGTCATTTGTTTGCAAGGAAGTTCACACTTCATGCTTTGGATAGGTTATTAAGAATTGCACCAAAGCTTATGCAATTTAACCTAtag